CGTCACCGAAGAGCGTGCCGGATTCATGACTAAATTCGTAGCCCGGGATCGAGCGCGACAACGACCAGTAACCGCCGGCGAGCAGATTATTGCCCTGAGGACGGACCATCAGTTTGGCGTTCTGGCCCCGACGGAAATTGTAGATGCTGCTCACCGCGATCGTCGGCGCTTCGCCGACGGTGAAGGAGACCGGCGGCGAGATCGTCGAGGCACCAGTGGTGTTGTCGACGACCTTGAGCGCGACGTTGTCGTACTTGCCGGCGGCGGAGGCCGATCCCGAGATGACGCCAGTCGCGCCGTTCAAGGTCAGTCCGGCCGGGAGCGGCGAGCCTTCCTCAGAAACCGACCAGCGATAAGGGCCCGGGGTGCCGCTCGCATTCGGGCGCACTTCATTGATGACGCGAGCCAGACGCGCGGGAACCTTGCTCGGCAGGCCCGTGATCAGGATGGTCGAGGTAACCGAGATCATGAACTCGGCGGACGAGCCGGTGGCTCCGTCAGCGTCGGTGACTGTAAGGCGCAGGCCCGGATAGGTGCCCTGCTGCCGCGGGGTTCCGAAGATCGAGCCGGTGTTCGGATTCAGGCTGAGGCCGAGTGGAAGCTGACCAGCGATCGACCAGCTCTGGGAGCCAAAGACCGGGCGAGCAGTGGGGTTGATGGTGACCGCATCGCCGGTCTTTGCGGTGTAGTTCGGCAGAACGGTGACAGTCGGGACCGGCTGAACGTCGATGATCAGCGACGGGCTCTCACCGGTCTTGCCGCTGGCATCGACACCCTTGAAGCGCGCGGCCGGCGAGTTCTGGATCTGAGACGGAACGCCTGCGATCAGACCCGTCGATGGATTGAAGGTCAGGCCCGCTGGAAGCGCTGTGCCAATGCTGCTCCACGCGATCTCGCCGGTGCCATTCTGCGCGGTCAGCTGCAGCGAGAAAGGGACGCCGAGCCGTGCGCGGACCTGGACCGGAAGATAGATTGCGAGATCGCCGGTGCCGCGTACTGGCCCCTCTTCGCCTGGGGTCCCGGGGTTCGTCGGGGTCGCGACGCTCGACACGGTGTGCCGGAAATAGAACGCCTGCTGGGCGAAAGCGCCCTGCGGAAGCGCGATCGAGACGGCCAGGACGGCACTGATGATACGGCGAAGCATTTTCTGCTCTGACCCCAAGAACCAGACACTACAGTCCTTGATGTGTAACTGGGTTCCTTGCGGATTTCCATAGACGCAACCCGTCGGTCCACCAACCGCTTATGGATAATGGTGTTTTACCATCAGTCTGGCGGAGGACTGATCAAGCCTCGAAGGAATTTCGAGGGCGCATGATGGATTCCCCGCGCGATTTGAAGGATTGAAGGAACCGGAATTCCGCCGATTCGAGCCAGTTCCTCGTGCTGTCGATGACAGGGTTTGGACGATCGAGGCAATCGGGCAAGGACTCTTCGTCTACATCAGAGCGGACAAGCGTTCGGGCACGCGCGAGTTCCCCAAAGCACAAAGGAGAACGCGGTCAACCTCTGGGCTGGCTGGAAGGCACTTTTGGAACTTGAAAGGGGCGCCACGGCGCCCCTTTCTTTGTCACTGGACGTTGATGATGATCTCGTCGCTGGTCACCCCAGCGTTGCGGCTGTCGGTAGCGCCGAACTTGTAGCCTCGCCACCGGCCCGGCGCGGTGGCGGCCGTGACCGTGCCCGAAATCATTCCGGTCGCAGCACTATAGGTCAGGCCCGGCGGGAGCGAGCCGCTGACGTAGTCGCCATTCGTTCCATTTTGAGCTGTGCTTGCGCCAGTGATGATGGCGGGATTCCAGGCCAGCGTTCCGATCACATTCGAAGCAGTTGCCTGGATGCTGATAGGTTGTCCCCGCACCGCTTCTGTGACCAACGGCGCCTGAATCGCCAGCGGCTCGCCCGTCACGACCTCGATGATGATCTCATCCGAGTTCACCGAAATGTTCCGGCCATCTCTGACCGCGATCTTGTAGCCTCTCCAACGTCCAGGCGACGTGGTGAGTGAGACAGTTCCCTGGATGGTCCCCGTAGCCGCGGAATAACTCAGACCCGGCGGCAGACTACCCGAAACGAAATCGCCGTTGTGCCCGTTCAGCACAGGTGCGGAGCCCGAGATAATCACGGAGTTCCAAACGGGAGTACCATAGGCGTTCTCGGCATTCGGCACGATCTGGACGGCCTCGCCCTGCCTGACGGTGACGTATAGCGGCACCTTCACGGCAAGAACGGGCTTCGGCTGGACGCGGATGATGATCTCGCCGGTGCACGCTGATCGGGCAAGCTCGTCCGTACCGCAGATGCGATAGCCACGATAAAGCCCTTCAGCCAAGCTGACCGCGGGCGTGCCCAAAATGCGGCCTCGGCTCGCATCGTACGAAAGCCCCAGGGGCAAAGCGTTCTGCCTGAACGTGCCCTGTCCGTCGTTGATCGTGTTGGCGAGGATCGTCAAAGAGCTATTCCAAACGACCGACCCGACGTTCCCCGCGGGGACGGGAGAGAAGTCGACCGGTTCATTCACATTCACGTCGATGATCCCCGGCGCCGTCAGGGTGAACGGCTCGACATCAGCGATGCGGATGATGATTTCCTGGGTCTGCCCCCGGAAGCTAGCTCCCTGACTATCTGTTGCGACAAGGCGATAGCCGCGGAAGATGCCGGCTTGCGTAGGAGTGCCCGAAATCGCTCCCGTGGAGCCGTTGAAGGTCAGCCCTGGCGGCATGGAGGCCGTGGCAAACTCTCCAGCGTTCAGCGCGTTGACGGAGATGATCTGCGCCTGAAGTGTCCAGCTGACAGCCCCGACCGCGTTGCGCGCCGTCGGAACCACGTTCAGCGATTGCCTGCGCGTTCCGTCAATGTAGGGCATCACGTCGACAACGACGTTCGGCCGGTCAGCAATATTGAACGTCACGGTGCCGCAGGCTTGGCCGGCCGGTGTGGGCGCGCAGACCTTGTAACCATACCAGCGTCCGCCGGTCGACGGCCCTAGCGCGGATGCCGTGAAGCGTCCGGTCGTGGAGTTGAAAGTCATCCCTGCTGGTAGCGAGTTGACATAGTTGACCTTCCCGCCGGTCAGGCCAGTGATGGGCGTGAATGTCAGGGTGTACGGTCCAGTGACCTGCGCGGCCCCGGCGAGGGCCGGCGCTGCGTCGACCTGACCGTTGGCAACGGCGTCGACTGTGTTGTCGTTGCCGTAGCTCAGGGTCGGCGTTCCGGATGCGGGCGCAGCCTCGATGTGGAAGTTCGGCGCCGACATCGCGATGTTCTGGTTGACCCCACCAACAGAGCGGGTCTCGGTACCATTCACATAGTAAATCCCGGTTCCATATGTGCCGGCCGTCGGCGTCCCCGTGATCTGTCCGGTCGTTCGATCGAAGGCCAACCCATTCGGCAACCACCTGCCATCGCTAGATGCCGAGAGGGCCGTCCCATTGTAGTAGTAGAGGTTGTAGTTGGTCGTTCCCTCGACGTTCTCGACCACAGGCTGGATGGTGATAGGCGCACCTATGACGAACGACGTCCGCAGGGGATAGACGATCGTCGGAGGAGACCAGTCCGTGATGTTGATGGCGAACGCATTCGAGCTAAAGCCGAATGTCTGGCCCTGGCGCGTCTCCTGCCCGTAGAGGCGATAGTAGGACTGTGGCGACGTTGCCGCTTGAGGAGTCCCGCTGATGACGCCCGTGGTGGTGTTCAGGGTCATTCCCTGCGGAAGCGAGGCCGTCGCCCAGTTGCCCCCGGACAAGCCATAGACTGAGAAGTTCCCGAGCGTACCGGAGACACCCGTGACCGTCGGCGTGATCACTGCTGGCACACCGCGAGCAACCTTCACCGAGGAATCGATCGAGATGGTCGGCGTCGCCCAATCATTGACCGTGATGACCAGCTGGTTTGAATAGACGGTCTGGACCTGTCCGTTTCGGTTCTCCGTCAGCCAGATGCGATAGGCCTGATAGCTCGACAGCGAGGACGTCGGAATGCCTGAAATCACACCGGTGGCGGGATTGAAGGTCACCCCCGGCATGACCGCGGTGCCGGGATTGAAATAGTTACCTCCCGATAGGCCCTGGAGGCCCATGCTCTGGATCGTTCCCGCCACTCCCTGGATGATCGGGGCGATCTCAATGGATTGACCGCGATTGACGGTCACATTGTTCGGCAGAGTGATCCTTGGCATTTCCCAATTCGCGATCCCAAGAACGAATTGGTTGGAATAGGCGGTCACATTCCGCGCGTCCCTGACCAGGATGCGGAAGGTCGTCATGGGGACGTTCGGGACAACCGTGGTGCCGCTGATCGATCCATTCGCGGGATTGAAGGTAATGCCGGCCGGCAGATACGCGGCGTTGAAGGCGACCCAGCTTCCTCCTGACGCGGCCTGCAGGGTGTAACTGGTTTCACCGACGTTGCCGGTCACAGCCGGCTGCATCCCGAATTCCTGGCCGCGCACAATGTCGTATTTGGGCGCTGTGGTGACCTGGATGGGGGTCCACGCGTCGATCGAGAACGTGAACTGGTTCGTCGTGGCGGTCACGTTGGAAGGCGAACGGTAGTCGATCACGACAATGCGATACGACTGCGAGCTGGTCGTGGTCGTGGGAGTGCCCGAGATCACTCCCGTCGTTGTATCGAAGCTGACGCCAGTCGGCAGGTTTGCCGAGGAGGCGGCGTACCAGTTGGCACCGGAGTACCACTGGAGCGAATACGTCTGGGACGAGCCTGTTGCCCCATTGAGGGTCGGGGAGACAGAGGTGGCTACACCCATCTTGAAGTTCACAACCGACGGCATCGTCGCGGTGAAAGTCGTCGATGCAGCGTTCACGGTGATTGTGAAGGCGCGCGAGGTAGCGGACAGCCCATCGCCGTCGCGGACCACGAGCCGAAGGTCATTGGCCGACCCTGGGGCGGTGGGGGTTCCGGATATCCTGCCCGTGGCAGTGTCGAAGGACAGGCCAGCCGGCAGCGTCCCGACCATGCTCCAAACGAGCGTCGGAACAGCTGAGAGCGCGCTAGGGGTGAAGGAGAAGGGGCTGCCTACGACCGCCGTCTGCGACGCGACGACCGCGATCTCGGGAGCATCATTGACGTTGATGATGTGGCTGACCTCCTTGGAGGCGCCGCGCGCATCAGTCGCGCGAAGCTTCACAAGGAAGTTTCCAGCCTGCGTGGGCGTACCGGTAATGTAGCCATTGCTGGCGTTGAGGCTGATGCCCGTGGGCATTGGTCCCTGGACGACGCTCCAGGCGACCTCCCCGTCCCCTCCGGTGGCAACGGCGTTGGCGAGATATACCTTGCCGACGCGGTTGTTCGAGCTGACCTCGGTAACCGCGGCCGTGAGGCCGTCCTGGACCACCAAGGTCACCGTCGGGGTGACGCCAAACCTGGAGGAATCCGTCGCACGCAAGGCGAACTGATAGCTTCCGTTGGTGATGGGAGTTCCCGTCACGGCGCCGGTCTGGTCGCTTGCAGCGAGCCCTGGAGGTAGCGTCCCCGAATTCAGCGACCAGAAGACATCGCCAACGGCGTTCTGAACGGTGGGCACGATCGAGATAGGCGCGCCGCGGCGAATTGTGTAGCTGCTCGAAGCAAACGTCGCGATCGGGGCCGCACGGTCGGCGACCGTCAGGGTGAGCGAAGGCGTGCTGGCCGACTGGTAGTTGTAGGTCGCCTGGATGCTGAAGGTGTTTGTCCCCGCAGCCAACGGGCTTGGTGTACCGGAAATGACACCGGTGATTGGATCGAAGGTCAGGCCCTGCGGCAGCTTCCCGTTGATCGACCACGAGGCGTACTGACCGACGGTCTCGTTCTGCAGATAGGCAACGGGCGCGAGCCGGAAGGGCTGACCCACCGTCGCCGTGAAAGCAGTCCCGCCGGCATCAACGATGAACGCGTTTTCGCTCACAATCAGGGATAGGGAGGCCTCGGCGATTGCTCCATCGCTGTCCGTCAACCGGACGGTGACGACCGAAGGCGCGGAGGAGGCATCCGTCGGCGTGCCTGCGATGGCGCCCGTCGACGTCGAGAAGGTCAGCCCGGCAGGCAGGGTGCCGGTGATAGCGAACAACGGCGTGCCAATGAGATCCTGCGTCCGCGGGAGGACGTTGCTGTTCACACCGGGGCGCAGGATGACGGCCTGATAGGTGATCGAGGGTCCAGCCTGCACACTCATTGTGTAGGGGAGCGTCGCCGAGGCCTGCTCGCTGTCGACGATCCTGATGACCGGCTGATAAGTGCCGAAGGACATCGGGGTGCCCGAAAGCGACCCGGTCGTGGAATCGAGCACAACTCCCGGAGGAAGCGAACCGGAGCTAACGCTCCAGGTCACTGATCCAACGGCGTTCGCGACTGCGAACTGAGCCGTCGACCCCAGGCCCTTGCGCCATTTCTCGGCCGCGGCGCTCACCGAGATGACGTTCCCCTCCGCGACGGTGATGGTGAAATCCTCGGAATAGCCCGTGATCGACGTCGCCGTGTTCAGCGCGTTGATCCTCAGCGTCCCCGACGATCCCACAGAGGTTGGCGTTCCGGTGATCGAGCCGCTCGCGGAATTAAAGGTCAGGCCCGCGGGAAGCGTCCCGGTCAGCGACCAGGAGACGGTCGCGATGTTGGTCGATGGTACGATGCTGAAGGGCTTGCGAACCTTAGCGAGAGGGATTTCTCCAACGAACACGTCAGGTGCGTTCGTGACGGCGATGCGGATGTTGTCCGAGATCGCGTAGTAGCCGTCGGTATCGCGGGCGGCGATCTTGATCGTTGAGGTGACGGTGGCAGCGCTGGTGCCAGTGATCGCTCCGGTCGTAGCGTTCAGCGACATGCCGCTCGGCAGCTGACCGGTGTAGACCTCGTACGAGAGCGCCCCGAGATTGTTCCTCACGACGGGAGCCAGCGAGATCTGCTGCCCAGGGGTGAGGGCGGTATTGGACGCGTAGGAGATCGTGGTGGCAGGGAGGATGTTCGCGGACACCTCCGTGGATGCAGTCTTGCCGTCCAAAGAGTCCTTGACGCTCAGTGCGTAGACCCAGGTGCCTGCAGCATTCGCAGGGGGCGTCGTGACGATGACGCCCGTGGCCGAGTTGATGCTGTAGGGGCGGGGGACCCCAGAGAGGGTGGTCAGCGACCAGGTCGGCGTCCCGCTTATTCCGATAGCCGTGGGGGCCGCAGTGGTGAAGGACACACCAGCGCGCAGAGTATAGCTCGGCTGGCTCGTGGTCACCGCCATTCCCGAGTTCACGGTGATGCTGAATGGCGCCGAGGTGACCGCTTTGTTGTCGCTCGTGTCGGTCAGAGTGAGGGTCAGGCCCGGGAAATTCGTCGACGCGGCATAGCCGGTCGGCGTGCCCTTGAGGCGGCCGTTCGCGGGGTCCAGACTGACACCGGTGGGCAGGGTTCCGTTGACGGTCCAGTAGCCCGCGTTGGCGTAAAAGAGATTGCTCGCCGAAGGAACCAACGCGGCGGTCTCAACGGGCATGTCGTTTCGGAGCGAAACATCCCGCACGCCGCTGATGGCCGGGTTCGGCAAGGCGCCCAAGGTGAACGTCGCCCGGGCTTTCGCCTGGTCATAGCTGTCGGTTGCCGTGAGGGTCGCCACCGTGGGGGAAAGGGCGGTCGCCGGCACACCTCGGATATGGCCCGTCGATGGGTCGACAGAGAGGCCAGACGGCATCGTGCCGCCAGCAACCGAAACCGAGTAGGACACGGTCGCGCCGGCCTGGCCGACGAGCGTCGGCTGTCCGAGGTCGATAAAGGAGCCAATGCGGGCGAAATAGGCGTTTCCGAGGCCGCTGAGGACGAACTGCGGTCCGATGGTCAGCGAAACCAGCGGGGAGTCTGCGATCGACTGATCATTGCCGTCCGTGACCCGGATCATGAAGAACGCAGACCCAGGCGCGGAAGGCGTTCCCGAGACGCGGCCAGTCGCGGTGTCGAAGATTAGCCCGGCCGGGAGCGGATCGCTGCCAGGCTGGAAGACGAGCGACCACGTTGGTGTCCCAGCCAATCCCGTCGCCGTCGCGGAAATCGAAATGTCATCGCCGACCCGCTTCTTGACGGTGTCTGCGGAAACGGTGACGGACGGCTGGTTGAAGACGGTCAGGGTGAAGGGAGCGGAGGACGCCACCTTGCCGGTCGAGTCGGTTACGATAAGCGTTAATCCGCTCGTGGTGACGACCTCGCTCGGCGTGCCGGTTAGCACGCCGGTTGCGGCGTTCAGCGTGACCCAGGACGGAGGGTTCGAGCCCTGTCCCCAAGTCCACGTGGCTTGCCCGATGGCGTTGATGACCGA
The window above is part of the Hyphomicrobiales bacterium genome. Proteins encoded here:
- a CDS encoding conserved exported hypothetical protein (Evidence 4 : Unknown function but conserved in other organisms), whose product is MLRRIISAVLAVAIALPQGAFAQQAFYFRHAVSSVATPTNPGTPGEEGPVRGTGDLAIYLPVQVRARLGVPFSLQLTAQNATGTIAWSSIGTAIPDGLTFNPGTGLISGVPTAIQTSQAARFKGVDANGKWGESPSLIIDVQPVPTITVSPSYTAKTGDEFALRPNARPVFGSQAWTLSGQLPLGLSLNPNTGSISGTPRQQGTYAGLRLSVTDADGATGSSSEFAIAVTSSINIAGLPSKISARLARAMNEIRPTATGTPGPYTWTVSEEGTPLPAGLSLNSSTGAISGTAVSTGTATGVALKVVDSTTGASTISAPVSINVADAPTIAVSATYNFRQGQGAKLLVRPQGSNLLAGGYWSMSRSVPGYEFSYSNGSLFGDVGGIASYPGVTFTVVDLFDGATATSAPTTINIVKGLKIEAPSVPAARVNKPFTMAAPVVEGLIGTPTWSISGGLPAGLSIDTVTGIVSGTPTTVGAVQTSLQVRDSVDGIRAISRDFRIDVRPEEEPIAFEIAAIPESLPASTNTFFKYTPTVSGAKGTVSWSLTGSLPSWALFEPATGTIAGTPASPEVISGLSYRATDSADNAQAISSTFSIAVTPSAPMAISMPETLQAKVAEEITTAVPTVSGGQGGQFYALATGRVPEGLTFDTLRGRFSGLPTVSGDLSGLSILVTDQVGNSAVSNYFDFSIAPSDSSPTVSMASRIATTGQEFAAAPSVANAFAPLTWAVDSGTLPSWATLNTTSGVISGVPPQAEVSGAISLIVTDRFGRGGRSSPFTISVVDAPVFSASIASLTATQGSTFGASPSVVGARGAVTWSVSSGTLPPGLGLNATTGHISGVPSTVGAFQGIVLSGQDSTGATTSTNAFAITVAPSPLSMEAYPAELAATYGTPFTAPAPVVRGARGTLVWSLISGTLPSWASFDPATGRISGTPDALTETGGLRVRVTDENGTNAQTTIFKIPVKRQTLTASVPSSLGFHVNTPISSAAPTMAGLIGSPSFTLTAGTLPSGLVLNSATGVISGTLSAPASSAGLILTLTDSFDQATARTNSFTISVMGDPQITVASEYPGARDEGFSASPSVTNAVGVQNWTIESGTLPSWASLSATTGKIFGTPTQIETSTGISLRMTDAAGGSAVSAPFSIAIGSGLSASSDHTIYTPRIGVAFATDSPRVYNAKGTISWSVETGSLPSWATLDAVTGVISGIPTQASTHTVTLLLTDSAGGTATLSPLTFNTKSSAEIAVASKSLRVGAPLALQPVVTGAVTTMEWTVSSGELPPWAVLDTATGAITGTPVATGAWTLSLKGTEADGAVSTSPNFTITATPGLSVANQAQSYGGRIERPFSMAPVTVNGAIGTLVWSIAPRSNLPSGLTLNTANGALSGTPNLSGNFAPNLEVRDEADQATLRVSLSIQIAPKLTIGAPGTVSVHADEPFATPAPSVVGQRGALSWSLTGGTLPGWANFNAASGTITGTAPGDLTKVGPLKLSVTDTLDQEKSAEVDIGINVVGRLGVAGLPTSFSARNGTPFTSARPSVINAIGQATWTWGQGSNPPSWVTLNAATGVLTGTPSEVVTTSGLTLIVTDSTGKVASSAPFTLTVFNQPSVTVSADTVKKRVGDDISISATATGLAGTPTWSLVFQPGSDPLPAGLIFDTATGRVSGTPSAPGSAFFMIRVTDGNDQSIADSPLVSLTIGPQFVLSGLGNAYFARIGSFIDLGQPTLVGQAGATVSYSVSVAGGTMPSGLSVDPSTGHIRGVPATALSPTVATLTATDSYDQAKARATFTLGALPNPAISGVRDVSLRNDMPVETAALVPSASNLFYANAGYWTVNGTLPTGVSLDPANGRLKGTPTGYAASTNFPGLTLTLTDTSDNKAVTSAPFSITVNSGMAVTTSQPSYTLRAGVSFTTAAPTAIGISGTPTWSLTTLSGVPRPYSINSATGVIVTTPPANAAGTWVYALSVKDSLDGKTASTEVSANILPATTISYASNTALTPGQQISLAPVVRNNLGALSYEVYTGQLPSGMSLNATTGAITGTSAATVTSTIKIAARDTDGYYAISDNIRIAVTNAPDVFVGEIPLAKVRKPFSIVPSTNIATVSWSLTGTLPAGLTFNSASGSITGTPTSVGSSGTLRINALNTATSITGYSEDFTITVAEGNVISVSAAAEKWRKGLGSTAQFAVANAVGSVTWSVSSGSLPPGVVLDSTTGSLSGTPMSFGTYQPVIRIVDSEQASATLPYTMSVQAGPSITYQAVILRPGVNSNVLPRTQDLIGTPLFAITGTLPAGLTFSTSTGAIAGTPTDASSAPSVVTVRLTDSDGAIAEASLSLIVSENAFIVDAGGTAFTATVGQPFRLAPVAYLQNETVGQYASWSINGKLPQGLTFDPITGVISGTPSPLAAGTNTFSIQATYNYQSASTPSLTLTVADRAAPIATFASSSYTIRRGAPISIVPTVQNAVGDVFWSLNSGTLPPGLAASDQTGAVTGTPITNGSYQFALRATDSSRFGVTPTVTLVVQDGLTAAVTEVSSNNRVGKVYLANAVATGGDGEVAWSVVQGPMPTGISLNASNGYITGTPTQAGNFLVKLRATDARGASKEVSHIINVNDAPEIAVVASQTAVVGSPFSFTPSALSAVPTLVWSMVGTLPAGLSFDTATGRISGTPTAPGSANDLRLVVRDGDGLSATSRAFTITVNAASTTFTATMPSVVNFKMGVATSVSPTLNGATGSSQTYSLQWYSGANWYAASSANLPTGVSFDTTTGVISGTPTTTTSSQSYRIVVIDYRSPSNVTATTNQFTFSIDAWTPIQVTTAPKYDIVRGQEFGMQPAVTGNVGETSYTLQAASGGSWVAFNAAYLPAGITFNPANGSISGTTVVPNVPMTTFRILVRDARNVTAYSNQFVLGIANWEMPRITLPNNVTVNRGQSIEIAPIIQGVAGTIQSMGLQGLSGGNYFNPGTAVMPGVTFNPATGVISGIPTSSLSSYQAYRIWLTENRNGQVQTVYSNQLVITVNDWATPTISIDSSVKVARGVPAVITPTVTGVSGTLGNFSVYGLSGGNWATASLPQGMTLNTTTGVISGTPQAATSPQSYYRLYGQETRQGQTFGFSSNAFAINITDWSPPTIVYPLRTSFVIGAPITIQPVVENVEGTTNYNLYYYNGTALSASSDGRWLPNGLAFDRTTGQITGTPTAGTYGTGIYYVNGTETRSVGGVNQNIAMSAPNFHIEAAPASGTPTLSYGNDNTVDAVANGQVDAAPALAGAAQVTGPYTLTFTPITGLTGGKVNYVNSLPAGMTFNSTTGRFTASALGPSTGGRWYGYKVCAPTPAGQACGTVTFNIADRPNVVVDVMPYIDGTRRQSLNVVPTARNAVGAVSWTLQAQIISVNALNAGEFATASMPPGLTFNGSTGAISGTPTQAGIFRGYRLVATDSQGASFRGQTQEIIIRIADVEPFTLTAPGIIDVNVNEPVDFSPVPAGNVGSVVWNSSLTILANTINDGQGTFRQNALPLGLSYDASRGRILGTPAVSLAEGLYRGYRICGTDELARSACTGEIIIRVQPKPVLAVKVPLYVTVRQGEAVQIVPNAENAYGTPVWNSVIISGSAPVLNGHNGDFVSGSLPPGLSYSAATGTIQGTVSLTTSPGRWRGYKIAVRDGRNISVNSDEIIIEVVTGEPLAIQAPLVTEAVRGQPISIQATASNVIGTLAWNPAIITGASTAQNGTNGDYVSGSLPPGLTYSAATGMISGTVTAATAPGRWRGYKFGATDSRNAGVTSDEIIINVQ